AGTCGAGTTATTAGAAATACATGGAGTATTTCTCGACTGAACTGATTCTGATTGATTCATACTCCAAATTTAAATGCTAATTCAGTTTAAGAGGCAGTGCGTTGTTTTCAGTACTTAGCATACTTAGCAtgttgacaatattttaagCCGGTTCCAGGGATTTTCTTTACAGATCAGTCAAGTAAATTTGTACCTAACACCAATACAAATCCGAGAAAATATTAACggtaaaatctttttttaagtcACTTAACAAGCTTTAAATATAtcaagtaatttgtttattaagtacAAATTGCTGTTTAAAGTATGTATAAACCAAGACGCAGCAGTTGTGGGATTAAATAATCTGATTCATTAAACGAGAGCACGGCTCATTGTTTTAAACGAACAATACATCGTGAACTTCCTCTTTATGTATGATAACAATTCCCTTTAATGGATACCTACATACCGTAAGAAACATACTTCTTAAATACCGGATATATTGAAACTgtatttttgaagtaatttatcTTCCACTTTTAGTACATTTTGTTAGCTAGTACCGAAATTATTCAAGCAAGTAAACATTTGCATTTGACAAGGCTTAACGACAGTCGTTAAAACAAAAGTATCTATCACAAAACGCctcatgtaacatttttcttttgatgTTACTCTACTTCCTTCAACCCATTGTCAATTTAGGCTAAGATTGCTAAGTGTTACGACAACCGATATAACTCAAGAGAAAGTAACAAGATCTAGATTATATAATTGcagtgtaaaatatacatattattatatctaacgATGATAGATTATTGAAACCCGTCGTTTAGGTGGCATAAATTTTAAACCACGAAGTGACAATCGTGCACAGTCTGCCAATTAAACGATTAAATTTGAACTATTTTATTCTTAGCATTAATTCAAAATGTGCCATTGAATTATTTGTGTGTATATATTGTGTATAGCATGCCATATCAATGTCCTGGTGTTATTAAATATCACGTAAACGACTGAGAAACTGTTACagatttcttaaaataaattgttcacaATATCGGTCACAGTTTGAAAAATTGAAAACTGGTAATAACTtacctttataaatattaatagtagcTTTAGACACAGTCTTCCCAATATCGTTGACGATCACAACAACAACTGTGTGCTGTTCACTATCCGAGAAGTAATGTACCAGAGGGAACTCATTCTTCACGGTAGAAGCTATACTGCTGCAGGACTCATTGCCAGTAATATTGTACTGGCCTAGCTTGTATTGTATGCAATATTGGAAAGGCGGGGAACCCGTGTATTTGACAGCTAGGTTTAGTAAGTCACCGTGTTGCAGCCAGTTCATCCCTGTGATGTTGATGGTTGATATCGGTTCTGTAAGTAGAAGTAGAGATTTATGTTAGAAAAAACtcgtataattataataatcattgatcttatatattaactttatatttataggcGAGTACACACAATGACATAACAGTTTGAGGAGCAATTGATTTCGTAGTGTTTTTCCTACTTAACGTGGGATAAGAGTAAGAAAAATGATGATATTCCGGTCGATGTAATGatgcttatataaaaaaatctaatcctTTTACTATACATGTAtacttatcaataaaatataaaaagcctTTTTAATTCCAAccaaaaattgtttatatcaTATTGTTATGCCATTTATTTCTGAATTCCCTGTACCTGTAGCAAATGGAAAAAAACTTCGACAGCAACGCGTAATCAAGcattaaatctattattttccTGTGGTATTATGAACCATAGGTATAAACAGTTCAGCGACCCCAAGGTTAAAGgcaataattatgaaattacaATCAAATATAAGTGCAATCAAATTTTTACGTATCACTAGCATTTGCCATACACATTTAAACATTTAACGTTTTATAAAACCGGAAAAACATCCTGTCCTATACATAGCTCTGGTCTTGATATGACTCTCTAAATGCGTCATATACAACGACCatatataaacttataaaaagataaaatatccGTTAAAGAATTGCTGTTGGGGTTTTACCATGAAACCAGTTATCgaaattgttatttacttttttctcTGCTCCGAAATATAGAATTGATTGAATTAAATAGTCTTACTTATGAAATAACAcattcttattaaataatacacaaattaAGACGCTTTGACTTTGGCTATTTCTAGACGTTTCGGCGCATGTTACGCTGACCGAGTCTAAGCTTATTCATCGTACAATTTAAATCGtacttttttgtaacaaaatatcaatttgatTATTGATGTTGGTCATCAAGCAAGTTAGACCGCGATCgttaaattactttgaagttaatatACTGTAGtaattatactattttcatttgtaaaaatgctttaaaaaatataacagcgtatataataatatttttttgacgcTGGCCATACAACGTAAGTTATACgacttttatttatcatattattttatcgtgtggttagtggtcaacttagtgtaaaagttgttcaagccgcccgaaaagcctttgacatggctgaacgactgttgtcttattGTCTTCAACCGGGACtgttaacgtgccctccgaagcacgcagatgctcagttcaaataacactatTATACAACTGATGGGTGACTAAGAGCAGCCATGCTGTAATACGATACCGATACGGAATTGATTATAAATCATTACGAATATACaccaaacatattattataatgcgatatttaacaaacacttccagttttttaaattattattggaaACCCGTATGCCCGTGATTCAActtgtgttgttttattaaagtaaatagtgATGGACTGGATAAAGACAACTTTAGCGGCTTTTGTACGACTATATCgttttacattattaaacttgtttatCCTAACGTAAAGGAAAGGTTGCATGaagtatatatattatgtcCTTAATAGCGGGAAAGTCTGTCGACCCCATTAAACCGACTATTTAAGTATGGTGTTATGTTTAAATATGGACATTTTccgtttaattataaaaaaaatatacttctttCTGCTGAAAACAGACCATAGAAATGCCATACaaactttatcaaaatgtaCTACTTAGCAGTTTACTCAAGTTACCTTTgaatttatcttattatttttaaacaactatACCAAATTGGATTATTTCTTctaaatgtgtttattattttccagAAAAACTCTATATGGGATCGGCAGGATCCAAGTTCCCACGGAAATAGGTTCAACAAGCAATGTATAACCGAACGAAGTCGCACCTGGCCGCTAGTTTCTAATAACTTGAAGGTGAAGACCTGCCTATAATGTTGTTTGACACTGTTACTAGATGACAGGGAATGATATAACAGTTGGCGAGATCAGCTCTTGGTACCATGAAAAACAACCTCATTTTACCCTCTGACAAGGATAATgaataggaaaaaatatataatcatcCAATTTAGCTATAATCGTgcatataaatgttatttaaatgatttcatTGTTGTCAACGAGTTATAAATTTGTGCAAAACtaaatttatgttttacatTGATAACCAAATAGGATAATATGTTCTAGAACTCTAGTCTAGATcgctataaataaacaactttctTTATATTACTAACACTAACTTGAAACTCGTTTATTAATAGaaggctataaataaataaaaaagactgATAAATTCGCATCTAAATcgagaatttttaaattaactacaaGGATTTCTGTAGCATGGAAAATTctctataaattaatttgtttgtttcaaagATTCGGACAGATAATCTTAAAACAGACCTAATCTACTTAAGTAATCCTCTTTAACAGATATCACATAGAAGCGATTTAACGAGCAAGGATAAGGcctgaattaaaaataatttagacaaGAAATAAACACGTTATATTCCTAGAAATACGATACTATTTTCAAAAGGCatacgtatattttaattctCAAACTAATGAACCGGTTCTATTAATGTTACGGTCCAATTAATATTAGTACAGGAAATCCTTCAGCACAAACAGaagtaaagaaacaaaaaaatgcttACCTCTGACTTGAACAATTTGATGGTAACGTCCATACGTATACGCATTTCCACGTGGCAATGAGTAATTGCACTTAAAGGCTTCAATTCCTGTCAATCCTTTCATCGTAGTTCTATTAGAAATTGCTCTTTTAGCAACTTTATGTGCCGACGCATCTTGTTCTGTTACATTCTTTGGTGTAGTTGTCGGGACCGCAGTTGTTGTATTAACCGGAGGAACCGTTGTTGGTTtaactgttgttgttgttggttTAGGAGTAGTTGTTGTCGTTGTTGTAGTAGTAGTTGTCGTTGTTGTTGTAGTCGTAGTCGTCGTCGTTATCGGCTTCAACGGCTCGTTATTCGCAACAACGATCGCTTCAACATCGTGACTACTCATTACATCAGGATACGTATAATTTAATGCGAAGTCTGTCGTCTGATCTATGAATTCGCAATCAATGAACCAATATGTAACAATAGTCGAAGAGTTTTTCTTTAAGAATTCTAATTCTTCATCTGGGATCCTGATGAAGTGGTTGACTGATTTGTTGACGGATACGAAACTGTTCGGCCTTTCTGTCTCGTTCTGTCTTAGTACTAGAGTGCCGTGTAATGAATCTGTAAGAAATACAACATTTTGATTATACAAAAAGCCCCGAAACTATTTAAATGCATGCATGTTGCTCCCGCTGTG
Above is a genomic segment from Anticarsia gemmatalis isolate Benzon Research Colony breed Stoneville strain chromosome 8, ilAntGemm2 primary, whole genome shotgun sequence containing:
- the LOC142974939 gene encoding uncharacterized protein LOC142974939; this translates as MAPFILFIVAFVLETGSVLAYAPVALTSTGPAVRGSNVTFTATILSDYSGNQRKFVFCDDADPQNYIEIISTNKSVNYTVEYTKDKYEAGQYKMTLDLKKPIILDFWSSIGANETAFNLTDSLHGTLVLRQNETERPNSFVSVNKSVNHFIRIPDEELEFLKKNSSTIVTYWFIDCEFIDQTTDFALNYTYPDVMSSHDVEAIVVANNEPLKPITTTTTTTTTTTTTTTTTTTTTPKPTTTTVKPTTVPPVNTTTAVPTTTPKNVTEQDASAHKVAKRAISNRTTMKGLTGIEAFKCNYSLPRGNAYTYGRYHQIVQVREPISTINITGMNWLQHGDLLNLAVKYTGSPPFQYCIQYKLGQYNITGNESCSSIASTVKNEFPLVHYFSDSEQHTVVVVIVNDIGKTVSKATINIYKAHVHAQLSVIVVPVFFCLVAVILVVFGIAYYQHRTRHTVEVADFDFGQAHLDYKTFRERLRDSFRNAFDFRQRDDTESLTTNTRYDSMT